Genomic segment of Paenibacillus sp. FSL R5-0623:
TGGTAGGGAAAGGCTTAGTGAACGCTGGATGCACGGTCTGAATATTACCGCATATCTGAACTGGTTCGTGGCTAATATGGCGGGAGCGTACTTTGGACGCTGGATCACTAACCCGGAACGACTGGGTCTGGATTATGCCCTGCCAGCGATGTTTATTGGACTGGTTGTACTCCAGTTGGTGCATCGCAAAAACAAAAAAATACACATTAATGTGGCTATTATCGCCGTGGTCTGTGTAATCTTCGCCAGCATGGCTTCACTTGGCAGCATGAGTGTCATTGTGGCTGCGGTCATTGCGGCAACGATGGGAGTGTTCATGGAACGATGGAAGTAAGATGGGATGTATTCTGGATTATTATGGGCTCGGCACTGTTAACATTTATCCCGCGTGTACTGCCACTGATGCTGTTCAGCAAGATACAGATTCCAATGTGGTTGTTACGCTGGCTGGAGTATGTACCCGTAGCGGTCATGGCAGCGCTAATTGGTCAGGAACTGTTCATGTCAGACAACCAGTTAGTACCGATTACGCATAATGCAGCTCTGTGGGCATCCCTACCTACGGTTGCAGTAGCCATATGGACACGCAGTCTGCTTGGAACCGTATTGGTTGGTATTGTGGCTA
This window contains:
- a CDS encoding AzlD domain-containing protein produces the protein MEVRWDVFWIIMGSALLTFIPRVLPLMLFSKIQIPMWLLRWLEYVPVAVMAALIGQELFMSDNQLVPITHNAALWASLPTVAVAIWTRSLLGTVLVGIVAMMILRYWIG